One window of Candidatus Desulfatibia profunda genomic DNA carries:
- the pdxA gene encoding 4-hydroxythreonine-4-phosphate dehydrogenase PdxA translates to MSNFRPLIGITMGDPVGVGPEIILLALSHPSIYSICRPLVLGDIRILNAAQTSTGSRLHLNTVEDPAGGRYNCGSIDVLNLSELDPEKTLWGRPTVESSRAMVRYVTTAIDMATEARIAAITTCPINKMAMQIAGFRYSGHTELLAERTKCDLFAMMLAGSRLRVVLVTIHIPLKRVPAMLSKDRIVQTIRITGRALSDRFGCKDPRIAVAGLNPHAGEGGLFGDEEKKIIDPAVIQARNEGFNVTGPFPPDTLFYHAAKGLYDAVVCMYHDQGLIPFKLIHFTDGVNTTLGLPIIRTSVDHGTAYDIAGSGIADPGSLIAAITMAAEQAICVAENK, encoded by the coding sequence ATGTCGAATTTTCGACCGTTGATAGGAATTACCATGGGAGACCCTGTTGGGGTCGGCCCGGAAATTATCCTTTTGGCACTCAGCCACCCTTCAATTTATAGCATCTGCCGACCCTTGGTGCTGGGCGATATCCGCATATTGAACGCTGCCCAAACATCTACCGGAAGCCGGCTTCATCTTAATACCGTCGAGGACCCCGCCGGCGGGCGCTATAATTGTGGCTCAATTGACGTTCTGAACCTTTCTGAACTTGACCCCGAAAAAACATTATGGGGCCGGCCAACCGTTGAGAGCAGCAGGGCCATGGTACGTTATGTAACGACTGCAATCGATATGGCCACCGAAGCTCGTATTGCCGCAATTACAACCTGCCCCATTAACAAGATGGCCATGCAAATCGCCGGCTTTCGCTACAGTGGCCATACCGAACTGCTGGCGGAACGGACCAAGTGCGATCTTTTTGCCATGATGCTTGCCGGCAGTCGACTCCGGGTCGTTCTCGTAACGATACATATTCCCTTAAAACGCGTTCCGGCGATGCTTTCAAAAGATCGCATCGTTCAAACCATAAGAATTACCGGACGTGCGTTGTCTGACCGCTTTGGGTGTAAAGATCCCCGCATCGCCGTGGCCGGATTGAATCCCCATGCAGGTGAAGGGGGCCTTTTCGGTGACGAGGAAAAAAAGATCATTGATCCGGCCGTCATTCAGGCCCGTAACGAAGGGTTTAACGTTACCGGTCCGTTTCCACCGGACACCCTGTTTTATCACGCGGCAAAAGGCCTTTACGACGCAGTGGTATGCATGTATCACGACCAGGGGTTGATTCCCTTTAAGTTGATTCATTTTACCGACGGCGTCAATACCACGCTGGGGCTTCCCATCATCAGAACTTCGGTTGACCACGGCACGGCCTATGATATTGCCGGAAGCGGCATCGCGGATCCCGGCAGCCTCATCGCAGCAATAACAATGGCCGCAGAACAGGCAATATGTGTGGCAGAAAATAAATAA
- the uvrA gene encoding excinuclease ABC subunit UvrA: MQSDKIIIRGARQHNLKNIQVEIPRNKLVVITGLSGSGKSTLAFDTLYAEGQRRYVESLSTYARQFLERMEKPDVDLIEGLSPAIAIQQKAASHNPRSTVGTVTEIYDYLRLLFARTGTPHCYQCGQPITSQSLDQIVDKVMSLSEGSKILILAPVVTGQKGSHEKHFQQLKKEGFARVRVDGNVLEIEDVGKLDKNKKHTIEVVVDRLIVKESINNRLADSLELAMSLSDGLVTVDVSGREPVLFSEKSACIACGISYPDFTPASFSFNSPQGACPQCDGLGSTTEFDPDLIIPNQELSLREGAVAPWANRNTVHFIEFLDALTGHYGVDIYTLYKDLPDHFKKVLSYGSGDERITFYVERGNRRYTYKKHFEGLIPNLQRRYLETESYQSREEIKRYMNFQPCPECAGTKLNKASRSVKVGGLTICETTALSVSKARSFFNKLNLGGKKAIIAERILKEINERLGFLENVGLSYLTLDRSAATLSGGESQRIRLATQIGSKLTGVLYVLDEPSIGLHQRDNRRLLDALREMRDLGNTVLVVEHDEETIRSSDHVIDMGPGAGVQGGQVVFSGTPEALLEQDQSLTGNYLSGKKRIEIPLNRRRGQGKKLIIEGATENNLKKIDVEFPLGCFICVTGVSGSGKSTLVLETLNNLLAQRLYHARIPAGSHTRILGLEHVDKVIHIDQSPIGRTPRSNPGTYTGVFTFIRELFSRTAEARIRGYKPGRFSFNVKGGRCEACKGDGIIRIEMHFLPDVYVACDVCRGKRFNRETLEIKYKGKNIADVLDMTVNQSLDFFAKIHNIRQKLQTLVDVGLGYIQIGQPAPTLSGGEAQRVKLSRELSKKSTGRTVYILDEPTTGLHMDDIRKLLNVLTRFVAAENTVIVIEHNMDVIKTADHIIDLGPEGGDDGGRIVGCGSPEEIAAVKESYTGQFLKKVLYPI, translated from the coding sequence ATGCAATCGGATAAAATCATTATACGGGGCGCCAGACAGCACAACCTGAAAAATATTCAGGTCGAAATTCCCCGCAACAAACTTGTGGTTATCACCGGTCTGTCCGGTTCCGGCAAGTCGACCCTTGCCTTTGACACCCTGTATGCCGAAGGTCAACGCCGATATGTCGAATCACTTTCCACGTATGCACGTCAATTTCTGGAGCGTATGGAAAAGCCGGATGTCGATCTGATCGAAGGTCTGTCTCCAGCCATCGCCATCCAACAAAAAGCAGCCAGCCACAATCCCCGTTCAACCGTGGGAACCGTTACCGAAATCTATGACTATCTGCGCCTCCTTTTTGCCAGGACCGGCACACCCCATTGTTACCAATGCGGCCAACCGATCACATCCCAGTCTCTGGATCAGATTGTCGACAAGGTAATGTCTCTGTCCGAAGGCTCCAAGATACTTATTTTAGCACCGGTTGTCACCGGCCAGAAAGGGTCCCACGAAAAACATTTCCAGCAGCTCAAGAAGGAAGGCTTTGCCCGGGTCCGGGTAGACGGAAACGTCCTGGAGATTGAAGACGTCGGCAAGCTTGATAAAAATAAGAAGCATACCATCGAGGTGGTTGTAGATCGTTTGATCGTAAAAGAAAGCATTAACAACCGCCTCGCAGACTCTTTAGAGCTGGCCATGTCCCTGTCAGACGGCCTCGTCACCGTGGATGTCTCGGGTCGAGAACCGGTGCTTTTCAGTGAAAAATCAGCATGTATCGCCTGCGGTATCAGCTATCCCGATTTCACTCCGGCAAGTTTTTCATTCAACTCCCCGCAGGGAGCATGTCCACAATGTGACGGCCTGGGATCAACCACCGAGTTCGATCCCGACCTTATCATTCCAAACCAGGAACTGTCCTTAAGGGAAGGAGCGGTGGCACCATGGGCCAACAGAAACACCGTGCATTTTATTGAATTTTTAGACGCTCTGACCGGGCACTATGGCGTCGACATTTATACGCTTTATAAGGATCTTCCGGATCACTTTAAAAAGGTTCTGTCATATGGCTCCGGAGATGAACGCATTACATTCTACGTTGAACGCGGCAATCGCCGTTATACATATAAAAAACACTTCGAAGGCCTCATCCCCAACTTGCAGCGGCGCTATCTGGAGACGGAATCCTACCAGTCCAGGGAGGAAATCAAACGTTATATGAATTTTCAACCCTGTCCGGAATGTGCCGGCACAAAGTTAAACAAGGCCAGCCGATCTGTAAAAGTAGGAGGTCTGACCATCTGCGAAACCACCGCACTTTCGGTATCAAAGGCCCGTTCTTTTTTTAACAAACTGAATCTTGGCGGCAAAAAAGCGATTATCGCCGAAAGGATCCTGAAAGAAATCAATGAGCGGCTCGGCTTTCTCGAAAATGTCGGGCTTTCCTACCTTACCCTTGACAGGTCGGCCGCCACCCTTTCCGGCGGCGAGAGCCAGCGCATCCGTCTTGCAACCCAAATCGGATCGAAATTAACCGGAGTTCTTTACGTTCTGGATGAACCGAGTATCGGTCTACATCAGAGAGACAACCGGCGCCTGCTGGATGCCTTAAGGGAAATGCGTGATCTTGGCAACACGGTTCTCGTCGTAGAGCATGACGAAGAAACCATACGATCTTCGGATCATGTCATTGACATGGGGCCCGGTGCCGGCGTTCAAGGCGGACAAGTGGTGTTTTCCGGAACGCCGGAGGCGCTGCTTGAACAAGACCAGTCATTAACCGGCAACTATCTTTCAGGCAAAAAGCGTATAGAAATCCCACTCAATCGCCGCCGCGGCCAGGGGAAAAAACTCATCATCGAAGGGGCGACGGAAAACAACCTCAAAAAAATCGACGTGGAATTTCCCCTTGGCTGTTTCATATGCGTCACCGGCGTATCCGGCTCGGGAAAATCGACGCTCGTTCTGGAAACGCTTAATAATCTGCTTGCCCAGAGACTTTATCATGCCAGAATACCGGCAGGGTCCCATACACGTATACTGGGGCTCGAGCATGTCGACAAGGTCATCCATATTGACCAGTCTCCTATCGGCCGAACACCCCGCAGCAATCCCGGAACGTATACCGGTGTTTTTACATTTATCAGAGAACTCTTCTCCCGAACCGCTGAAGCCCGTATACGCGGCTATAAACCCGGCCGGTTCAGCTTCAATGTGAAAGGCGGAAGATGTGAGGCCTGCAAGGGCGATGGCATTATCAGGATAGAGATGCATTTTCTGCCGGATGTTTATGTTGCCTGCGATGTCTGCCGCGGCAAAAGATTCAACCGTGAAACCCTCGAAATCAAATATAAGGGAAAGAACATAGCGGATGTTCTTGATATGACCGTAAATCAGTCCCTCGACTTTTTTGCAAAGATCCATAATATTCGTCAAAAACTGCAAACTCTGGTCGATGTGGGCTTGGGATACATCCAGATCGGTCAACCGGCCCCGACGCTTTCCGGCGGCGAAGCTCAGCGCGTCAAACTATCGCGGGAATTGAGTAAAAAAAGTACGGGGAGGACCGTCTACATCCTTGACGAGCCGACCACGGGTCTGCACATGGACGACATCCGCAAACTTCTTAATGT
- the dnaA gene encoding chromosomal replication initiator protein DnaA, translating to MKSIWKEVKAAIGLRVPRHSFRMWIEPLELEKCQQDHIVISCPNLFFRKRVLENYGKLIEAEIHRVAGTACGYSIEVSRENEVSREKNVSRSTTDINLQLPLPNVGVRPHNGRLLRKDFTFDQFVVGSNNDFAYSASLSLASRKDTQQNSLLLLSNTGMGKSHLSQAVGHYILSEHPSDRVYYMTAEDFSNEMVQAFRHDAINAFKTKYRNGCDVLLLEDVHYLSGKERTQIELAFTLDTLFESGKKMIFSSCYLPADIPKLNDNLRSRLSSSLISNIDPPNFRTRVRILQKKALHNGYKIPEDVMHYLASELTEDVRQLESGLIGVAAKSSLLGVPIDLALAESVVKNIVRQRKKITMDVIKKLVCKYYNLSMEDIVSNSRKQSIVRPRQIAIYLSRMYTDSPLQTIGKSFNRYHATALHSIGTVERAVKADGAVQKQVEFLRRKLESGTY from the coding sequence ATGAAATCGATCTGGAAAGAGGTAAAAGCTGCCATTGGGTTGCGTGTTCCCCGTCACAGTTTCAGAATGTGGATTGAACCGCTGGAACTTGAAAAATGCCAACAGGACCATATCGTAATTTCTTGCCCCAACCTTTTTTTCAGGAAAAGGGTTTTAGAAAATTATGGCAAACTGATAGAAGCTGAAATACATCGAGTGGCCGGTACGGCCTGCGGTTATTCTATTGAGGTTTCCAGAGAAAATGAGGTTTCCAGAGAAAAGAATGTTTCAAGATCGACAACAGATATCAATTTGCAACTGCCGCTTCCCAACGTGGGTGTTCGTCCCCATAACGGACGTCTTTTAAGAAAAGATTTTACTTTCGATCAGTTTGTGGTCGGAAGTAACAATGACTTTGCTTACTCAGCATCGCTTTCACTGGCTTCGCGTAAGGATACTCAGCAAAATTCTTTATTATTATTGTCAAATACCGGCATGGGAAAAAGCCATCTTTCCCAGGCCGTCGGCCATTATATCTTGTCTGAGCACCCTTCGGATCGTGTCTATTATATGACGGCTGAAGACTTCAGCAATGAAATGGTTCAAGCTTTTCGACATGATGCCATTAATGCGTTCAAGACAAAATACAGAAACGGCTGTGACGTCTTGCTGCTTGAAGATGTTCACTACTTGAGCGGCAAAGAACGAACTCAGATTGAACTGGCTTTTACTCTGGATACACTGTTTGAGAGCGGCAAAAAAATGATTTTTTCAAGTTGTTACTTGCCGGCCGATATTCCGAAACTTAATGATAACCTGCGGTCGCGTCTTTCAAGCAGCCTTATTTCAAATATTGATCCGCCGAACTTCAGGACAAGAGTCAGGATATTACAGAAAAAAGCGTTGCATAACGGCTATAAAATACCCGAAGACGTCATGCATTATTTGGCCAGCGAACTCACGGAGGATGTTCGGCAGCTGGAAAGCGGGCTTATTGGCGTTGCCGCCAAATCGTCACTTTTGGGAGTACCCATCGATCTTGCCCTTGCAGAAAGTGTCGTTAAGAATATCGTTCGTCAAAGAAAAAAAATAACCATGGATGTCATCAAGAAGCTGGTATGCAAATACTACAATCTTTCCATGGAAGACATTGTTTCCAATTCCCGCAAGCAATCCATTGTTCGGCCAAGGCAGATAGCGATTTACCTGTCGCGCATGTATACGGATTCACCCCTTCAGACCATCGGGAAAAGCTTTAACCGCTACCATGCCACAGCGCTTCATTCCATCGGCACGGTTGAACGGGCGGTTAAGGCAGACGGTGCCGTGCAGAAGCAGGTGGAATTTTTACGCCGGAAACTCGAATCTGGAACATATTGA